In Ipomoea triloba cultivar NCNSP0323 chromosome 7, ASM357664v1, a single genomic region encodes these proteins:
- the LOC116025332 gene encoding integrin-linked protein kinase 1-like, translated as MNCANKMDVATQLKRGISRQFSTGSVQKSGRFSFRRQNSLDPRRNNLRFSFGRQSSLDPIRRSHADDIDLLAVPENLDSTMQLLFMACQGDVEGVKELLDEGIDVNSIDLDGRTALHIGACEGHVEVVKLLLSRKANIDARDRWGSTAAADAKYYGNTDVYNILKARGAKVPKIRKTPMTVANPREVPEYELNPLELQIRRSDGIKGSYQVAKWNGTKVSVKILDKDCYSDPESINAFKHELTLLEKVRHPNVVQFVGAVTQNIPMMIVSEYHPRGDLGIYLQKKGRLSPSKSLRFALDIARGMNYLHECKPDPIIHCSLQPKNVLLDDGGLLKVAGFGLIRLSKISPDKAKLVQPHVYDRKSYYVAPEIYKDQIFDRSVDVYSFAIILYEMVEGYPPFHPKPPEEVAKLLCLEGKRPTFKTKSKYPPDLKELIEECWSPDHAVRPTFSEIILRTDRIVTNCSKHGWLKDTFKLPWL; from the exons ATGAACTGCGCGAACAAAATGGACGTGGCGACGCAGTTGAAGCGGGGGATATCGCGGCAGTTCTCGACGGGGTCGGTGCAGAAGAGCGGGAGGTTCAGCTTCAGGCGCCAGAACTCGCTGGATCCGCGCCGGAATAATTTGCGTTTCAGCTTCGGCAGGCAATCGTCGCTCGATCCGATTCGCCGGAGTCACGCCGATGACATCGACTTGCTCGCGGTGCCGGAGAACCTCGACTCAACCATGCAGCTGCTCTTCATGGCCTGCCAGGGGGACGTGGAGGGAGTCAAGGAATTGCTGGATGAGGGAATCGACGTCAATAGCATTGATTTGGATGGCCGGACCGCTCTGCATATCGGGGCGTGCGAGGGCCACGTGGAGGTCGTTAAGCTTCTGCTCAGCCGGAAGGCCAATATTGATGCTCGTGATCGATGGGGGAGCACG GCAGCTGCTGATGCCAAGTATTATGGAAATACTGATGTCTATAATATCTTGAAGGCCCGTGGGGCCAAAGTTCCA AAAATCAGAAAGACGCCAATGACTGTTGCTAATCCCCGGGAAGTTCCAGAATATGAACTCAATCCACTGGAGCTTCAAATTCGCAGAAGTGATGGTATCAAG GGATCATATCAAGTTGCTAAATGGAATGGCACCAAGGTTTCTGTGAAGATTCTTGACAAGGATTGCTATTCAGACCCTGAAAGCAT AAATGCTTTCAAACATGAACTAACATTGTTAGAGAAAGTACGACATCCTAATGTGGTTCAGTTTGTTGGAGCTGTCACCCAAAATATTCCAATGATGATTGTTTCCGAGTATCATCCAAGA GGTGATCTAGGTATCTATCTTCAAAAGAAAGGACGCCTATCTCCTTCTAAATCTCTAAGATTTGCTCTTGATATCGCTAG GGGCATGAATTATCTTCATGAATGTAAACCAGACCCAATTATCCATTGTAGCTTACAGCCAAA AAATGTTTTGCTGGACGATGGAGGTCTGTTGAAAGTTGCAGGATTTGGTTTAATTAGGCTGTCAAAAATTTCTCCTGACAAAGCAAAGTTGGTGCAGCCACATGTCTATGACCGTAAAA GTTACTATGTGGCACCTGAAATTTACAAGGATCAAATATTTGATAGAAGTGTGGATGTATACTCATTTGCTATAATACTTTATGAG ATGGTGGAAGGATATCCTCCTTTTCATCCAAAACCTCCTGAAGAGGTTGCTAAGTTGTTGTGTTTAGAAGGAAAAAGACCAACATTCAAGACAAAATCCAAATATCCTCCTGATTTGAAAGA GTTGATTGAAGAATGTTGGAGTCCTGATCATGCTGTAAGGCCAACATTTTCAGAGATCATTCTACGGACAGATAGAATCGTTACAAATTGCTCTAAACATGGATGGTTGAAGGACACTTTTAAGCTTCCTTG GTTGTAA